In one window of Helianthus annuus cultivar XRQ/B chromosome 17, HanXRQr2.0-SUNRISE, whole genome shotgun sequence DNA:
- the LOC110923041 gene encoding uncharacterized WD repeat-containing protein C2A9.03 isoform X1: MDCLYTLQVERQELVNTRAATVEGHLDYSFASAWHPDGRSFATGNQDKTCRLWDIINLATPVSVLKGNMAAVRSVCFLSDGKFLVVAEAADFVHVCNTKLNYEKRQEIDLFGEIAGVFLSPDDETLYIGVSNWIYSSLL, translated from the exons ATGGATTGCTTGTACACTCTTCAAGTGGAAAGGCAGGAACTTGTGAAtaca AGGGCTGCCACAGTGGAAGGCCACCTAGACTACTCGTTTGCATCCGCATGGCATCCAGATGGCCGAAGCTTTGCTACAGGCAATCAAGACAAGACTTGTAGGCTATGGGATATAATAAATCTTGCAACCCCGGTCTCGGTTCTTAAAGGCAACATGGCCGCGGTTCGATCGGTTTGTTTTTTATCAGACGGGAAGTTTTTGGTGGTTGCAGAAGCTGCGGATTTTGTTCATGTCTGCAATACCAAGCTAAACTATGAAAAACGACAAGAGATTGATTTATTTGGGGAGATAGCTGGTGTCTTTCTTAGTCCTGATGATGAAACGCTTTACATTGGCGTGTCGAACTGGATTTATTCGAGCTTGCTATAG
- the LOC110923041 gene encoding uncharacterized WD repeat-containing protein C2A9.03 isoform X2 — MDCLYTLQVERQELRAATVEGHLDYSFASAWHPDGRSFATGNQDKTCRLWDIINLATPVSVLKGNMAAVRSVCFLSDGKFLVVAEAADFVHVCNTKLNYEKRQEIDLFGEIAGVFLSPDDETLYIGVSNWIYSSLL, encoded by the exons ATGGATTGCTTGTACACTCTTCAAGTGGAAAGGCAGGAACTT AGGGCTGCCACAGTGGAAGGCCACCTAGACTACTCGTTTGCATCCGCATGGCATCCAGATGGCCGAAGCTTTGCTACAGGCAATCAAGACAAGACTTGTAGGCTATGGGATATAATAAATCTTGCAACCCCGGTCTCGGTTCTTAAAGGCAACATGGCCGCGGTTCGATCGGTTTGTTTTTTATCAGACGGGAAGTTTTTGGTGGTTGCAGAAGCTGCGGATTTTGTTCATGTCTGCAATACCAAGCTAAACTATGAAAAACGACAAGAGATTGATTTATTTGGGGAGATAGCTGGTGTCTTTCTTAGTCCTGATGATGAAACGCTTTACATTGGCGTGTCGAACTGGATTTATTCGAGCTTGCTATAG